The Sylvia atricapilla isolate bSylAtr1 chromosome 13, bSylAtr1.pri, whole genome shotgun sequence genome includes a region encoding these proteins:
- the CHD2 gene encoding chromodomain-helicase-DNA-binding protein 2 isoform X3, producing MSWQRLGWPAAPLCDAPACTVPATSHPPQSSAAHPPALLGAQASSESENESPKRRRQKQLKRKIKWKREVSAGEEDEDGGEQGTSGESEPEPKKIKARRPVQRRTVAKTGVKKPHKIQRGKRKKPDSSEDDDDDEDDETPKRQTRRRAAKNVSYKEDDDFETDSDDLIEMTGEGADEQQDNSETIEKVLDIRLGKKGAIGASTTVYVTEANGNPSADFDPEKDEGEVQYLIKWKGWSYIHSTWESEESLQQQKVKGLKKLENFKKKEEEIKQWLGKVSPEDVEYFNCQQELASELNKQYQIVERVIAVKTSKSATGHSDFPANSRKTSSNDPEYLCKWMGLPYAECSWEDEALISKKFQHCIDSFNSRNNSKTIPTRDCKVLKQRPRFVALKKQPSYIGGENLELRDYQLEGLNWLAHSWCKNNSVILADEMGLGKTIQTISFLSYLFHQHQLYGPFLVVVPLSTLTSWQREFEVWAPEINVVVYIGDLMSRNMIREYEWIHSQSKRLKFNALITTYEILLKDKTVLGSINWAFLGVDEAHRLKNDDSLLYKTLIDFKSNHRLLITGTPLQNSLKELWSLLHFIMPEKFEFWEDFEEDHGKGRENGYQSLHKVLEPFLLRRVKKDVEKSLPAKVEQILRVEMSALQKQYYKWILTRNYKALSKGTRGSTSGFLNIVMELKKCCNHCYLIKPPEENERENGIETLQSLIRSSGKLILLDKLLTRLRERGNRVLIFSQMVRMLDILAEYLTIKHYPFQRLDGSIKGEIRKQALDHFNADGSEDFCFLLSTRAGGLGINLASADTVVIFDSDWNPQNDLQAQARAHRIGQKKQVNIYRLVTKGTVEEEIIERAKKKMVLDHLVIQRMDTTGRTVLDNNSGRSNSNPFNKEELTAILKFGAEDLFKELEGEESEPQEMDIDEILRLAETRENEVSTSATDELLSQFKVANFATMEEEETELDERSQKDWDDIIPEEQRKKVEEEERQKELEEIYMLPRIRSSTKKAQTNDSESDAETKRRLQRSSGSESETDDTDDEKRPKRRGRPRSVRKDTVEGFTDAEIRRFIKAYKKFGLPLERLECIARDAELVDKSVADLKRLGELIHNSCVSAMQEYEEQLKENPAEGKGPGKRRGPTIKISGVQVNVKSIIQHEEEFEMLHKSIPSDPEERKKYRLTCRVKAAHFDVDWGVEEDSRLLVGIYEHGYGNWELIKTDPELKLSDKILPVETDKKPQGKQLQTRVDYLLKLLKKDLDKKENMKDGEEGKLKKRKPRVKKENKAPKVKDEHGNELSSPRHSDNQSEEGEVKEDGLDKSPVKKKQKKKENKENKEKQTSSKKEKESDKEKKKTKDKKEKPKGGEAKSGSKGKRSQGPVHITAGSEPIPIGEDEDDDLDQETFSICKERMRPVKKALKQLDKPDKGLTVQEQLEHTRNCLLKIGDRISECLKAYTDQDHIKLWRRNLWIFVSKFTEFDARKLHKLYKMAHKKRSQEEEEQKKKEDMSSMKKPFRPEPSGSSRDSVMSQSHVPHNPHSQKIHMPPSHTQQQMHGHPRDNYGHPNKRHFSNTDRGDWQRDRKFNYGGNSNQMWGGERHHQYEQHWYKDHHYGDRRSRGDPHRSSGNYRPNNLSRKRPYEQYNSDRDHRGHRDYYDRHHHDSKRRRSDDFRPQNYHQQDFRRMSDHRPPMGYHGQGPSDHYRSFHTDKLGDYKQPLPPSHPTVSDPRSPPSQKSPHDSKSPLDHRSPLDRSLEQKNNPDYNWNIRKA from the exons GCAAGTAGTGAATCTGAAAATGAGAGCCCAAAAAGAAGACGCCAGAAGCAGTTGAAAAGAAA aattaaatggaaaagagaGGTCTCTGCTGGAGAAGAGGATGAAGATGGAGGGGAGCAAGGCACCAGTGGAGAGAGTGAGCCTGAACCgaagaaaattaaagcaagaaGACCTGTCCAAAGGAG AACAGTGGCCAAAACTGGTGTTAAAAAGCCCCACAAAATCCAGCgtgggaagaggaagaaaccAGACTCATCTGAAGATGAcgatgatgatgaagatgacGAGACTCCCAAGAGACAAACTCGGCGAAGAGCAGCCAAAAATGTCAG CTACAAAGAGGATGATGATTTTGAGACGGATTCTGATGACCTGATAGAGATgactggggaaggagctgatgAACAGCAAGACAACAGTGAAACTATTGAGAAAGTCTTGGACATCAGGCTTGGAAAAAAGGGAG CCATTGGAGCTTCCACCACAGTGTACGTGACCGAGGCCAACGGCAACCCCAGCGCCGACTTCGACCCCGAGAAGGATGAGGGGGAGGTCCAGTACCTGATCAAATGGAAAGGCTGGTCATACATCCACAGCACGTGGGAGAGCGAGGAGtccttgcagcagcagaaagtgAAGGGCctgaaaaagctggaaaatttcaagaaaaaagaggaggagatCAAGCAATG GCTGGGCAAAGTATCACCTGAAGATGTAGAATATTTCAACTGCCAACAAGAACTGGCTTCAGAGCTGAACAAACAGTATCAAATAGTGGAGAGGGTAATTG CTGTGAAGACCAGCAAGTCTGCCACGGGACACTCAGATTTCCCAG CAAACAGTCGAAAAACATCCTCAAATGACCCCGAATACCTGTGTAAGTGGATGGGGCTGCCCTATGCTGAGTGCAGCTGGGAAGATGAGGCTCTGATCAGCAAGAAATTTCAGCACTGCATTGACAGCTTCAACAGCCGTAACAACTCCAAGACGATTCCCACCCGGGACTGCAAG GTGTTGAAGCAGAGGCCGAGGTTTGTTGCCTTGAAGAAGCAGCCCTCGTACATTGGTGGGGAGAACCTGGAGCTGAGGGATTACCAACTGGAGGGCCTCAACTGGCTCGCTCACTCCTGGTGCAA GAACAACAGCGTGATCCTGGCTGATGAAATGGGACTGGGCAAGACCATTCAGACCATATCATTCCTGTCATACCTGTTCCATCAGCACCAGCTGTATGGCCCTTTCCTGGTGGTCGTGCCCCTGTCCACCCTCACCTCCTGGCAGAGGGAGTTTGAAGTGTGGGCGCCCGAGATAAACGTGGTGGTTTACATTGGAGACCTCATGAGCAGGAACATG ATACGTGAATATGAGTGGATCCATTCTCAGTCTAAAAGATTGAAATTCAATGCCCTTATCACAACGTATGAGATCCTCCTGAAGGATAAA ACTGTTTTGGGAAGCATTAACTGGGCCTTTCTGGGCGTGGATGAAGCCCATCGGTTGAAAAATGACGACTCCTTGCTGTACAAAACGTTGATTGATTTCAAGTCCAACCACAGGCTGCTGATCACGGGCACCCCACTTCAAAACTCACTCAAGGAGCTCTGGTCCCTGCTGCACTTCATCATGCCAGAGAA GTTTGAGTTCTGGGAGGATTTTGAGGAGGATCATGGGAAAGGTAGAGAGAATGGCTACCAAAGCCTTCACAAAGTCCTGGAGCCGTTTCTCCTGCGCAGAGTGAAGAAGGATGTGGAGAAATCTTTGCCAGCCAAAGTGGAGCAGATCCTCCGGGTGGAAATGTCTGCTCTGCAGAAGCAGTATTACAA GTGGATTTTGACAAGAAACTACAAAGCTCTTTCAAAGGGAACAAGGGGAAGCACATCTGGTTTCCTGAATATTGTGATGGAATTGAAAAAGTGCTGCAACCATTGCTACCTTATCAAACCTCCCGAGGAAAACGAGAGAGAGAATGGCATTGAGACCCTGCAG TCTTTGATTAGGAGCAGCGGAAAGCTGATTCTCTTGGACAAGCTGCTGACCAGACTGCGGGAGAGAGGCAACAGAGTGCTGATCTTCTCCCAGATGGTGAGGATGCTGGACATCTTGGCAGAGTACCTGACTATCAAACACTACCCTTTTCAG CGCTTGGACGGCTCGATCAAGGGGGAGATCCGAAAGCAGGCGCTGGATCACTTCAACGCCGACGGCTCCGAG gaCTTCTGTTTCTTGTTGTCAACACGAGCCGGAGGGCTGGGAATTAATTTGGCCTCTGCTGATACTGTTGTTATCTTTGACTCGGACTGGAACCCCCAAAATGATCTCCAGGCTCAGGCCCGAGCCCACCGGATTGGACAAAAGAAGCAG GTGAATATTTACCGCCTGGTCACCAAGGGCACAGTGGAGGAGGAGATCATTGAGAGAGCCAAGAAGAAAATGGTGCTGGATCATTTGGTTATCCAGCGTATGGACACCACGGGCCGGACTGTTCTGGACAACAACTCTGGGAGATCCAA CTCAAACCCCTTCAACAAAGAGGAGCTGACAGCTATTTTGAAGTTTGGAGCTGAAGATCTTTTCAAGGAACTTGAAGGGGAAGAGTCAGAGCCTCAG GAGATGGACATCGATGAGATTCTGCGTCTGGCTGAAACACGGGAGAATGAGGTGTCCACCAGTGCCACCGACGAGCTGCTCTCACAGTTCAAG GTTGCCAACTTTGCAAccatggaggaggaagagacagAGCTGGATGAGCGGTCCCAGAAGGACTGGGATGATATCATTccagaagagcagaggaaaaaggtggaggaggaagaaaggcagaaagaatTGGAGGAAATCTACATGCTGCCTCGAATCCGGAGCTCAACTAAAAAG GCTCAGACAAATGACAGTGAATCTGATGCAGAGACcaagagaaggctccagagatCATCTGGATCAGAAAGCGAGACTGACGATACCGACGACGAGAAGAGACCGAAGCGCAGGGGACGCCCTCGGAGTGTCAGAAAAGACACTGTGGAAGGATTTACTGATGCTGAAATCAGGAG gTTTATCAAGGCTTACAAGAAGTTTGGATTACCTCTTGAACG GCTGGAGTGCATTGCCCGGGATGCTGAGCTGGTGGATAAGTCTGTGGCTGACCTGAAGAGGTTAGGAGAGCTCATCCACAACAGCTGTGTGTCAGCAATGCAGGaatatgaggagcagctgaaggaaaaccCAGCAGAAG ggaaaggaCCTGGAAAGAGACGAGGTCCTACCATCAAGATTTCTGGTGTCCAAGTCAATGTGAAATCCATCATCCAGCACGAAGAGGAGTTTGAAATGCTGCACAAATCCATTCCCTCGGAcccagaggaaaggaagaa GTACCGCCTGACGTGCCGTGTCAAAGCTGCTCATTTTGATGTAGACTGGGGAGTGGAGGAGGATTCTCGCTTGTTAGTGGGAATTTACGAGCATGGTTATGGAAACTGGGAGCTAATTAAAACAGATCCGGAGTTGAAGTTATCTGATAAG ATACTACCTGTTGAGACAGATAAGAAACCTCAGGGAAAACAGCTCCAGACCCGAGTTGATTATCTActgaaactgctgaaaaaagatctggacaagaaagaaaacatgaaagatgGAGAAGAG GGCAAGCTAAAGAAGAGGAAACCACGAgtaaagaaagagaacaaggCTCCCAAAGTCAAAGACGAGCACGGAAATGAACTCTCCTCTCCTCGGCACTCAGACAACCAGTCAGAAGAAGGTGAAGTCAAG GAGGATGGCTTGGACAAGAGCccagtgaaaaagaaacagaagaagaaagagaacaaagagaACAAGGAAAAGCAGACGTCctctaagaaagaaaaggaaagcgataaagagaaaaagaagacaaaagacaagaaagagaAG CCTAAAGGTGGCGAGGCCAAATCTGGAAGCAAAGGGAAGAGATCGCAAGGTCCCGTCCACATCACAGCAGGGAGTGAGCCAATCCCCATTGGtgaagatgaggatgatgatCTGGACCAAGAAACATTCAGCATA TGCAAGGAAAGGATGAGACCAGTCAAAAAAGCATTGAAGCAACTTGATAAGCCTGATAAGGGATTGACAGTTCAAGAACAGCTGGAGCACACACGCAACTGCCTCCTAAAAATCGGTGATCGCATCTCTGAGTGCCTTAAAGCCTACACTGACCAGGATCACATCAAGCTATGGAGAAG GAACCTATGGATATTTGTGTCAAAATTCACAGAATTTGATGCCAGAAAACTACACAAACTCTACAAGATGGCTCATAAGAAAAGATCACAGGAAGAGGAG GagcagaagaagaaggaggacaTGTCCAGTATGAAGAAGCCGTTCCGTCCGGAGCCCTCAGGCTCCAGCCGTGATTCCGTGATGTCCCAGTCCCACGTGCCTCACAATCCTCATTCCCAGAAGATCCACATGCCCCCTTCCCACACCCAGCAGCAGATGCATGGGCACCCACGGGACAACTACGGCCACCCAAACAAGAGACATTTCAGCAACACAG ACCGAGGAGACTGGCAGAGGGATCGAAAGTTCAACTACGGTGGCAACAGCAACCAGATGTGGGGCGGGGAGCGGCACCACCAGTACGAGCAGCACTGGTACAAGGACCACCACTACGGGGACCGGCGGTCACGGGGAGATCCCCACCGGAGCTCCGGGAACTACAGACCAAACAACCTGTCCCGCAAGAGGCCCTACGAGCAGTACAACAGCGACCGAGACCACAGAGGCCACCGGGACTACTACGACAG GCACCACCACGATTCCAAACGTCGACGGTCCGACGACTTCAGGCCTCAGAACTACCACCAGCAGGATTTCCGGAGGATGTCTGACCACAGGCCGCCCATGGGCTACCATGGCCAAGGACCTTCGGACCACTACCGGTCCTTCCACACAGACAAACTGGGAGATTACAAACAGCCCCTCCCTCCATCTCACCCTACGGTGTCGGACCCTCGCTCACCCCCCTCTCAGAAATCCCCTCACGATTCCAAGTCGCCTCTGGATCACAGGTCACCTCTGGATAGGTCAttggaacagaaaaacaatCCAGATTATAACTGGAACATTCGGAAAGCGTAA